DNA from Flavobacteriales bacterium:
GCGCAAGCTGGCCGAGAGCCTCGACAACCTGATGGGCAACCCCATCAACGTCATCGTCTACAACTTCGTGGACATGCTGAGCCATGCCCGCACGGAGATGGAGGTGATCCGCGAGCTGGCCAGCGACGATGCCGCCTACCGCAGCCTCACGAAGAGCTGGTTCGAGCATTCGCCCCTCTACGACATCCTCAAGGGCATCGCCGAACGCGGCGGCCGGCTGGTGATCACCACCGACCACGGCACCATCCGCGTCACCGAGCCCAGCAAGGTGGTGGGCGACCGCAACACCAACAGCAACCTGCGCTACAAGCACGGCCGCAACCTCAGCTACGAGGAGCGCGACGTGCTGGCGGTGAAGGACCCCGCGAAGGCCCATCTGCCCAGGGCGAACGTGAGCACCGCCTACATCTTCGCCAAGGGTGCCCGCTTCTTCGTGTACCCCAACAACTACAACCACTTCGTCACCTACTACCGCGACACCTTCCAGCACGGCGGCATCAGCCTGGAGGAGATGATCGTGCCGTGGGCGGTGCTGAAGGCGAGGTGAATGCGGATCAGATGATCGGACGATCAGATAATGGGAATGCCTGCTCCCGAAGTAGCTGCTATACCTTGTCGTTGACCGATCTGTCGGTCTTTCAATGAGGTTGAAGGTCCGTTACCCTGCAGCAGCTCTTGCGCTCCTTTCCACAGGATCTTTCGTTGGTTGGGCCTTTGCGAAGTGGGCATTGGTGAATATTGGGCTTGATGCGAAATACCTAGGGTCCGGGCCGGAGGTCGATCTGGCTGAACAAGCGCTGTGGCTATCGATGCGGTCATGGATGGGCTGGGTATGCCTCGTTTCAACCATGCTGCTCCTCCTTCTCCTGGCCGATCGCTGGTTATTGGTCCCAAGCAGGAGTTAGATCAGCCTTGTGCGCTCTTTGATCACCTGCCGTTCCCGGGTCGATCATCTGATCGGCCGATTATCTGATCATCTCATCTTCGCCCAGTGCTTGCCACCCTCACCCTCCGCCAACCGTCTGACGCCCCAGGGATCGCCCGGCTCATCCTGCAGGGCCATCCCGGGTCACGCGTCTTCGCCTTGCATGGCGAGCTCGGCGCGGGCAAGACCACCCTCATCAAGGGCTTCTGCACCGCCTTGGGCGTCACCGACCAGGCCAGCAGCCCCAGTTTCGCCATCGTGAACGAGTACCGCGCGGCCAGTGGCGAGCCCGTGTTCCATTTCGACCTGTACCGATTGAAGGATGCCGCCGAGCTGGAGGGCATCGGCTTCACGGAGTATGTGGACAGCGGCCACTACTGCTTCATCGAGTGGCCAGAACTGGCCGCGGACCTGCTGCCGCCGGGCACCTTGCACCTTTCGCTGGAGGCGGCGCTGAGCGGTGCGCGTACCATCGCCATTTCCACGGGCGGCTGAGCGCTCCGCGGCGATCAGTGCTTCACGAAGCGGAGCACCTGCTGCCCTGCGCCGTCACCCACGCGCAACCAGTACACGCCGCCTGGCAGGGCCGTCGTGTCGATGTGCGCGTTGGGGCCCACGGCGTTCTGCGTGGACACCTTGCGGCCCATGGCATCCACGATGGCGATGCTTACCGTGGCGCTGGCGGGAAGGCCGCGTAGGAAGAGGGTGGCTCCAGTGGGATTCGGCCAGGCCTCAAGCGAAGTGGCCGTGGCGGTCGTTCCAGCAAGCCCGGTGGTGGTCACCACCAGTCCATCGGAGGTGGCCGTTCCCACGCAACCCTGCGTGTTGGTGTAGCTCACGCGGTAGCTCCCGTTCTCCGTGGGTTCGTAGCTCTGACCGTTGGCTCCCAGGATGGGTTCGCCGTTCAGCAGCCATTGAATGGTGCCAGCGAAGGCGGGCGAGGCAATGAGCGTGCTGCCCACCTGGCTGATCTGCGGATCGGGCACTTCTTCGGAGATGCCGGTGAACTCGGTGACGAAGAAGCCCCTGTTCGGGATGCGCTCCACGCAGCTCAGCTCCCATGGCGACAAGGTGTTCAGCTGGCCGCTCACCACATAACGGCCATCGCCCTGGCTCACCAGCGCATAGGCGAAGCTCTGCAGGGCATTGGGCGGTTGGGCCGGTACCCCGGTGTGGAAGCCGGTGAGGTAGTCGCCCGCTGCACTGATCTCCGCGATGAAGCCCTTGCCCGTAGCCGATGCGGTGATGACAGCGGGGCCGAAGGTCGCGGTGGATCCTGTTTGCTGCCCGCAGAGATACAGGCTGTTGCCATCGTCCTTCAGGACTAGGCCGTAGGCATAGGTGGAGGCCGTGGAGTTGATGGGCCGCATCCACAGCGGCGTGCCGTCGGCGTCCATCTTCAACACCGCGTCGATACCGTTGCCCAAGGTGGTGTTGGTGATCACATCCGGTCCGAACGCAATGGGCGTGTTGAAGCCGAGGGTGGCGCAGGCGTAGATGTTGTCGGCAGGGTCCACCACCAGCGGAATGTTGTGTTCAAAGCGGTCCCGGAAGTTGCCGTGGGAACGGAACCAGCGGATGGAATCCAGGTCTGCACTGCAGCGCAGGAAGAAGTAGCGGTTCAATGCAGCTGCCGTGGCATCGCCTGGCTGGCTGGGGTCAGTGCCGAAAGCGAGTTCACCGCGGTGCTCGCCGGTGATGATCACATCCCCATTGCTCAGGCTCACCGAGTTCTTGAACCACAGGTTGGGCAAGGCGGTCTGGGGCACATAGGAGGTCGCTGCCAGGGAGGCCATCGGGGTGCCCGCCGTGTCGATGCTGGTCATCGAGAGGTTGCCACTTTGGAAGTACAGCAGTCCGTTGGCGTAGTGCAGCAGGGTGGTGCGGCTGAATCCACCGGTAAGCGGCATGCCCGTGTTGTGCGCCCACACCAGGTCACCGTCGGGCGAGAACTTCAGCAGGTAGTTGCGTGCGGCGGTCGCGTTCACCGTGGTGTCACCCACGATGATGGCGTTCTCCAAGGTGCGGCCCAGGAAATAGGCGTTTCCGGCCTCGTCGGCGCGGATGCTGAAGGGCTGGAACTGCGGCCCCACCGGGCGTATCCACTGCAGCTCGCCGGCGCTGTTGAACTTGTGCACGAAGGCGTTCGAGCTGCCGGCTCCGCCACTGGGGGAGACCGTATCGCCCTGGCACTGCTGCGCGCCGCTGCCATCGTTGAACAGGAACAGGTTGCCCTGGGGGTCGCGGGCCAGGTCCAGGG
Protein-coding regions in this window:
- the tsaE gene encoding tRNA (adenosine(37)-N6)-threonylcarbamoyltransferase complex ATPase subunit type 1 TsaE, whose product is MLATLTLRQPSDAPGIARLILQGHPGSRVFALHGELGAGKTTLIKGFCTALGVTDQASSPSFAIVNEYRAASGEPVFHFDLYRLKDAAELEGIGFTEYVDSGHYCFIEWPELAADLLPPGTLHLSLEAALSGARTIAISTGG
- a CDS encoding T9SS type A sorting domain-containing protein is translated as MSPSRLASLLLLLSASYAHRAPAQGYTWASSGGVAGIANSFSGALDLARDPQGNLFLFNDGSGAQQCQGDTVSPSGGAGSSNAFVHKFNSAGELQWIRPVGPQFQPFSIRADEAGNAYFLGRTLENAIIVGDTTVNATAARNYLLKFSPDGDLVWAHNTGMPLTGGFSRTTLLHYANGLLYFQSGNLSMTSIDTAGTPMASLAATSYVPQTALPNLWFKNSVSLSNGDVIITGEHRGELAFGTDPSQPGDATAAALNRYFFLRCSADLDSIRWFRSHGNFRDRFEHNIPLVVDPADNIYACATLGFNTPIAFGPDVITNTTLGNGIDAVLKMDADGTPLWMRPINSTASTYAYGLVLKDDGNSLYLCGQQTGSTATFGPAVITASATGKGFIAEISAAGDYLTGFHTGVPAQPPNALQSFAYALVSQGDGRYVVSGQLNTLSPWELSCVERIPNRGFFVTEFTGISEEVPDPQISQVGSTLIASPAFAGTIQWLLNGEPILGANGQSYEPTENGSYRVSYTNTQGCVGTATSDGLVVTTTGLAGTTATATSLEAWPNPTGATLFLRGLPASATVSIAIVDAMGRKVSTQNAVGPNAHIDTTALPGGVYWLRVGDGAGQQVLRFVKH